The following proteins come from a genomic window of Macrobrachium rosenbergii isolate ZJJX-2024 chromosome 39, ASM4041242v1, whole genome shotgun sequence:
- the LOC136825808 gene encoding endoribonuclease Dicer-like: MMDVTDENEVETENAEVQLPLSTQFTPRAYQIELFKYAREKNSILVLGTGSGKTFIAMLLIQEFAHEIRGSICKGSKRTVFVVNTVTLVGQQGSAIEKQTGLKVGQYEGSKGVDNWSDKKWDGELEKHEVIVITAQIFLDLILHARLPLRRVNLLIMDECHHAVGSHPMREIMREYGDLKRTGVDECPRILGLTASVINKKCKKEDVSQNMHELEQTMDCALVTSVDPEEALRFTTRPDEKLVIYNEVPLTPYREMVEAQLGGLLCEVEEQEGLNEKVKKNIKKSIMNIKHIMGSLGDWCVARAIYYEKESLEESAEVEEVPVVQEFLVRLRTRFEEIYDQCVSRENLMGNPKDHVSHQALRLIEILVAIKSDEVAGLIFVERRNTAKILYDFLLELAKANEDLNFIKPLYVVGANTRPGIDLKLAELELRKQKKTLDKFRDGQANFIVSTSVLEEGVDIRKCNAVIRFDKPANYRAYVQSRGRARAVPSKYILMVEMGQHLSFINDLDVYREIEKTLLTLCHNRGSPTAEEIQRHFNDDLLPPYEPYGKQGPKVTANSAISLINHYIGKLPQDRFTTLAPDVKYENFNGMSQAVIVLPTCSNVKEQIRGTFENNKELAKKSAALHLCKILHRMGELDHRLRPTVPSVEMLADDLLDLKLESSKAEEPNLGTKKHRQIYRREVHSSFRDSEGTTFYLYSVEIHPTDDHSREITVDSAESEDTMGIMCKRELVHCPFKLYGPKIGEVIIKVKHLDTICDVSCEMMRKANHFHKLALESILPINKSLMEFDPKVFDSGLFIVPLKDNCINFGLMDRMALLSTVKEEIPVRSGQTYEFDRDLFENAVVFPLYGDMHQMHYVTDIKDNLNPRSEFPECKMLYENYEGYFLTKYGATITNRLQPLISVKHLPKELNYLKKVPVKKKGNRDPQYFIPELCGILPFRASLWWHLSCAPSVLYRLNSFGVAHKLSLDVGVSSELNLASITAQTLDFSWTERVAQSAPSDVNLAVALSQKKTHYIYPFMLAHALTLMAANDGYNLEGLEVLGDAFLKYVAGEYVYLKFPDDHEGKLSPRRTLLVRNKTLFQLAKRKAIPRKIQAMKLQPRVNGILPGFGVKKSVERELREIGYPSDKWHKLPVPEKLSDLEQVIKWLGAEEPLDGDKSDKPPTKAACFNPWEEHEVSDKSIADCTEALIGAYLLQCGADAAKDFLHWMGIGVHKGQKLLKDNLPIKTAIMQDKPWSLARITCFYKKACLDRLEDTIQYKFKDRSFVVQAVTHPSYTQNKITNDYQRLEFIGDAVLDYLVTGLIYSRHTSYTPGQMTDLRSYCVNNETLARAAAKHELQKYLLHMSPKLQAAIDKFLQLCQEKGLERALVTEDEEDDVEEIEVPKSLGDLIESIIGAVYLDSNRDLEITWNVVSVLMGDVFQKKHEDIPMNPIRLLYEISESVQFEKGKRDGLAMYKVKVNGKLEVIGLGKNFKVAKVNAAKKAIRRLQEMGS; encoded by the exons ATGATGGATGTTACTGACGAAAATGAGGTTGAGACTGAAAATGCTGAGGTGCAACTTCCG CTTAGTACTCAGTTCACTCCTCGCGCCTATCAGATTGAGCTCTTCAAGTATGCGAGAGAAAAGAATTCCATTTTAGTGCTGGGTACTGGATCTGGTAAAACATTCATTGCGATGTTGCTTATTCAAGAATTTGCACATGAG ATACGTGGTTCTATTTGTAAAGGGAGTAAACGGACTGTTTTTGTAGTGAATACAGTCACACTTGTGGGCCAGCAAGGTTCAGCAATAGAGAAACAGACTGGGCTGAAAGTTGGGCAGTACGAAGGCTCAAAGGGAGTGGACAACTGGAGTGATAAAAAG TGGGATGGTGAACTTGAGAAACATGAAGTTATCGTCATCACTGCACAAATATTTTTGGACTTAATTCTTCATGCAAGACTTCCCTtgagaagggtaaacttgctAATTATGGATGAATGTCATCATGCTGTTGGAAGTCATCCAATGCGTGAAATTATGAGAGAGTATGGTGACCTGAAAAGAACAGGTGTCGATGAATGTCCTAGAATTTTGGGCCTTACAGCCAGTGTCATAAATAAGAAGTGCAAGAAAGAGGATGTATCCCAGAATATGCATGAATTAGAGCAGACAATGGACTGTGCACTAGTCACTTCTGTAGATCCGGAAGAGGCATTGAGATTTACTACTAGGCCAGATGAAAAACTTGTGATTTACAATGAAGTTCCATTGACACCTTACCGAGAAATGGTAGAAGCGCAGTTAGGTGGATTGCTGTGTGAAGTTGAGGAACAGGAGGGtttaaatgagaaagtaaaaaaaaatattaaaaaaagtataatgaacATCAAGCATATAATGGGTTCATTGGGTGACTGGTGTGTAGCGCGTGCTATATACTATGAAAAGGAAAGCTTAGAGGAGAGTGCTGAAGTTGAAGAAGTTCCTGTCGTACAGGAGTTTTTAGTGAGACTTCGGACGAGATTTGAAGAAATATATGATCAGTGTGTTTCAAGAGAAAATCTCATGGGAAACCCAAAGGATCATGTCAGCCACCAAGCTTTAAGGCTTATTGAGATCCTTGTTGCCATTAAAAGTGATGAAGTAGCAGGACTGATTTTTGTAGAAAGAAGAAACACTGCCAAAATCTTGTATGACTTTCTTCTAGAGTTGGCAAAGGCAAATGAGGATTTGAATTTTATAAAGCCTCTTTATGTGGTTGGTGCTAACACTCGTCCAGGAATTGACTTGAAATTAGCTGAGCTTgaactaagaaaacagaaaaagacattGGATAAATTCAGGGACGGTCAAGCTAACTTCATAGTTTCAACAAGTGTGCTGGAGGAGGGAGTTGACATTCGAAAATGTAATGCAGTTATAAGGTTTGATAAGCCTGCAAACTACAGAGCTTATGTTCAGTCTAGAGGAAGAGCTCGAGCAGTCCCATCGAAGTACATTTTAATGGTGGAGATGGGACAACATTTGTCATTCATAAATGACTTGGATGTTTATAGGGAAATAGAGAAAACACTGTTAACACTGTGCCATAACCGTGGCTCACCAACAGCGGAAGAAATTCAGAGACATTTTAATGATGACTTATTGCCACCGTATGAACCGTATGGCAAGCAGGGACCAAAAGTTACTGCAAATTCAGCCATTTCACTTATTAATCATTACATTGGAAAATTACCCCAAGATAGGTTCACGACATTGGCCCctgatgtaaaatatgaaaattttaacgGCATGTCACAAGCAGTCATTGTTTTGCCCACATGTTCAAATGTGAAAGAGCAAATCAGAGggacctttgaaaataataaagagcTTGCCAAAAAGAGTGCTGCACTTCATTTGTGCAAAATTCTTCACCGAATGGGAGAATTAGATCATAGACTTAGACCAACAGTTCCCAGTGTTGAGATGCTGGCAGATGATTTGTTAGACTTGAAGTTAGAATCCAGTAAAGCTGAAGAACCAAATCTTGGAACAAAGAAACACAGGCAGATATATAGGAGAGAGGTACACAGTTCTTTCCGTGACAGTGAAGGAACCACCTTTTATTTGTATTCTGTTGAGATACACCCCACAGACGACCATTCAAGAGAAATCACAGTAGATTCAGCTGAGTCAGAGGATACTATGGGAATAATGTGTAAGAGGGAACTTGTACATTGTCCCTTTAAACTTTATGGACCAAAGATTGGTGAAGTCATCATAAAAGTTAAGCACTTAGACACAATTTGTGATGTGAGCTGTGAAATGATGAGAAAGGCAAACCATTTTCACAAGTTGGCATTGGAAAGCATATTGCCAATCAACAAGTCTTTGATGGAATTTGACCCAAAAGTGTTTGATAGTGGGCTGTTCATTGTACCTTTAAAAGACAACTGCATAAACTTTGGACTCATGGACCGCATGGCTCTACTTTCCACTGTTAAGGAGGAAATTCCAGTAAGATCAGGTCAGACATACGAATTTGACAGAGATTTGTTTGAAAATGCTGTTGTATTTCCTTTGTATGGGGATATGCATCAAATGCATTATGTTACAGATATTAAGGATAATTTGAATCCTAGATCtgagtttccagagtgtaaaatGTTATATGAGAACTATGAAGGTTACTTTTTGACAAAATATGGTGCAACAATTACCAATAGGCTGCAGCCTTTAATCTCAGTGAAGCATTTACCAAAGGAGTTGAATTACCTGAAGAAAGTGCCAGTTAAGAAGAAAGGTAACAGAGATCCACAATATTTCATCCCAGAACTATGTGGTATTTTACCCTTTCGTGCTTCCCTGTGGTGGCATTTGTCTTGTGCACCTTCAGTACTGTATCGACTCAACAGCTTTGGTGTGGCACATAAATTAAGTTTGGACGTTGGTGTGTCATCTGAACTCAACCTTGCTTCTATAACTGCTCAGACTTTAGATTTCAGTTGGACTGAACGTGTTGCTCAGAGTGCTCCATCTGATGTCAATTTAGCTGTTGCACTTTCCCAGAagaaaacacattatatatacccTTTTATGCTAGCCCATGCCTTGACCCTCATGGCAGCGAATGATGGATATAATTTGGAGGGGTTGGAAGTTTTGGGGGATGCATTTCTCAAATATGTAGCTGGCGAATATGTTTATTTGAAGTTTCCAGATGACCACGAGGGCAAGCTTTCACCTCGACGAACATTACTGGTTCGTAACAAAACACTCTTCCAGCTTGCAAAGAGGAAGGCAATCCCTAGGAAGATTCAGGCAATGAAGTTGCAGCCCAGAGTAAATGGTATTCTCCCTGGTTTTGGAGTGAAAAAATCAGTTGAAAGAGAATTGCGCGAGATTGGATACCCTAGTGATAAGTGGCATAAACTTCCAGTCCcagaaaaattatcagatttgGAACAA GTGATAAAATGGCTGGGGGCTGAAGAACCTCTAGATGGCGATAAGAGTGACAAGCCTCCCACTAAAGCAGCCTGTTTCAACCCATGGGAAGAGCATGAAGTATCTGACAAAAGTATTGCAGATTGCACTGAAGCTCTGATTGGTGCATATCTCTTGCAGTGTGGGGCAGATGCAGCAAAGGATTTTTTACACTGGATGGGGATTGGTGTTCATAAG GGACAAAAATTGTTGAAGGATAATTTGCCGATTAAGACTGCAATAATGCAAGATAAACCTTGGTCGCTTGCAAGGATCACTTGTTTTTACAAGAAAGCTTGTCTTGACAGGCTTGAAGATACCATCCAATACAAATTTAAGGACAGAAGCTTTGTAGTTCAAGCTGTCACTCATCCATCTTACACTCAGAACAAG ATTACGAATGACTACCAGAGATTAGAGTTCATTGGAGATGCAGTTTTAGACTACCTTGTCACTGGACTAATTTATTCGCGTCATACCTCGTACACACCAGGCCAGATGACAGATTTGAG GTCGTACTGTGTTAACAATGAGACACTTGCAAGGGCTGCAGCCAAGCATGAATTGCAGAAGTATTTACTGCACATGTCACCCAAGCTTCAAGCTGCCATTGATAAATTTCTGCAGTTATGTCAAGAGAAGGGGTTGGAAAGAGCACTGGTAacagaagatgaagaggatgatgtTGAA